A part of Rattus rattus isolate New Zealand chromosome 4, Rrattus_CSIRO_v1, whole genome shotgun sequence genomic DNA contains:
- the LOC116898366 gene encoding protein LLP homolog produces MAKSFQSKWKSAEKRKKNVPRELYKFKSILKVDGDALMKDTKEITTVVVHKYCQEEMLYDTDDEKDNMKMETEIERNKKTLLGQHGQYLVWMNQRQRKKLKAKRDKKWGKVK; encoded by the coding sequence ATGGCTAAAAGCTTTCAGAGTAAGTGGAAAAGtgctgagaaaagaaagaagaatgtgcCAAGGGAGCtctataaatttaaaagtattctCAAAGTTGATGGTGATGCTTTAATGAAAGACACTAAAGAAATAACAACTGTGGTGGTACACAAATATTGCCAGGAAGAAATGCTGTATGACACGGATGATGAAAAGGATAATatgaaaatggaaactgaaattgagagaaacaaaaagactcTTCTAGGCCAGCATGGCCAGTACCTGGTATGGATGAAccagaggcaaagaaaaaaactgaaggccAAGAGAGATAAGAAATGGGGAAAAGTTAAGTAA